The following are encoded in a window of Arachis duranensis cultivar V14167 unplaced genomic scaffold, aradu.V14167.gnm2.J7QH unplaced_Scaffold_165934, whole genome shotgun sequence genomic DNA:
- the LOC107476072 gene encoding endochitinase-like: MGYTKLPYLIIILAFLLVLGRTTRAQQCGTQANGALCQDNLCCSQYGYCGNTNDYCGNGCQSQCGGSSGGSNGDVSSIITSSTFDEMLKYRNDPRCKGNGFYTYDAFLAAAGSFSGFGTTGDDATKRRELAAFFGQTSHETTGGWASAPDGPYAWGYCFINENNQDADYCTPSTQWPCAPGKKYYGRGPIQLTHNYNYGPAGNAIGSDLLNNPDLVATDPVISFKTAIWFWMTPQGNKPSCHNVITGGWTPSSTDTAAGRVPGYGVITNIINGGLECGHGPDSRVEDRIGFYSRYCSMLGVSTGNNLDCNNQSPF; the protein is encoded by the exons atgggtTACACCAAATTGCCCtatcttataataatattaGCTTTCTTATTAGTGCTTGGTAGAACCACAAGAGCACAACAATGTGGTACACAAGCAAATGGAGCATTGTGCCAAGACAACTTATGTTGTAGCCAATATGGTTATTGTGGTAACACAAATGATTATTGTGGTAACGGTTGCCAAAGCCAATGTGGTGGTTCTAGTGGTGGTTCTAATGGTGATGTTAGTAGCATCATTACTTCCTCTacatttgatgaaatgcttaaGTACAGAAATGATCCACGGTGTAAGGGCAACGGATTCTACACTTATGATGCATTTCTTGCCGCCGCTGGCTCTTTCTCCGGCTTCGGCACCACCGGTGATGATGCCACCAAGAGGAGGGAGCTTGCTGCCTTTTTTGGTCAAACTTCCCATGAAACCACAG gaggaTGGGCAAGTGCACCAGATGGTCCATATGCTTGGGGGTATTGCTTTATCAATGAAAATAACCAGGACGCAGATTATTGTACACCCTCTACACAATGGCCATGTGCTCCTGGCAAAAAATACTATGGAAGAGGACCAATTCAACTCACTCA CAATTACAATTACGGGCCAGCGGGTAATGCTATAGGATCAGATCTTCTAAACAATCCTGATCTAGTAGCAACTGATCCAGTTATTTCATTTAAGACAGCCATATGGTTTTGGATGACACCACAAGGAAATAAGCCATCATGTCATAATGTCATTACCGGAGGATGGACGCCGTCTTCTACCGATACAGCCGCCGGCCGAGTCCCTGGATATGGTGTCATCACCAACATAATCAATGGTGGGCTTGAATGCGGACACGGGCCAGATTCTCGGGTCGAAGATCGGATTGGGTTTTATAGTAGGTATTGCTCAATGTTGGGAGTTAGCACTGGGAATAATTTGGATTGCAACAATCAAAGTCCATTTTAG
- the LOC127743910 gene encoding vacuolar protein sorting 38 isoform X2 — MEPNQNISLLTTTTDPEDLRVIEWEDFESELARLSSLSSALNEAKEKKRRLHQKLHDLIQVNAESLGRVNELEEMRQKLESKKLMVENMSVRSRLAKEDACRQEEQLGGAVQSLLVAGGALSVASRNLQESSRALSEEKGYVCLRNSQKMLKMRQQHMASQISMLYPVKITVGPAQEQVELEAYPSGTPAGLKPVNQGSLTIQGLHLTMLSFKKMSFFTDKKEIQRSATALGYVAHAVSLVASYLRVPLRYPLRLGGSHSYIIDNAPSIEPTSSESTSNAMTSANTKHVEFPLFLEGQETTRAAYAVFLLNKDLEQLLNFIGAKSLGPRHILANLRELFRTIQSKAFIENLI, encoded by the exons ATGGAACCAAACCAGAACATCTCGTTGCTGACGACGACGACCGATCCAGAAGATTTGAGAGTGATTGAGTGGGAGGATTTCGAGAGCGAGCTTGCGAGGTTGTCGAGTCTCTCTTCTGCGCTCAATGAAGCCAAGGAGAAGAAGCGTCGTCTTCATCAGAAGCTCCATGACCTCATCCAG GTCAATGCTGAATCATTGGGCCGTGTAAATGAACTTGAAGAAATGCGGCAGAAATtggaatcaaagaaattgatggTGGAGAATATGTCTGTGCGATCTAGGCTGGCAAAGGAGGATGCTTGCAGGCAAGAAGAGCAGCTTGGTGGTGCAGTCCAATCGCTGTTGGTGGCAGGAGGTGCTCTTTCCGTGGCTAGCAGAAATCTTCAG GAGTCAAGTCGGGCACTGTCTGAAGAAAAAGGCTATGTTTGTCTAAGAAATTCACAGAAGATGCTAAAAATGAGGCAACAACATATGGCATCTCAAATTTCAATGCTATATCCTGTGAAGATCACTGTTGGACCAGCACAAGAGCAAGTTGAGCTTGAAGCATATCCTTCAG GAACTCCTGCTGGACTTAAACCAGTTAATCAAGGGTCGTTGACAATTCAGGGCCTGCATTTGACAATGCTATCTTTTAAGAAGATGAGCTTTTTCACCGATAAGAAAGAAATTCAAAGGTCTGCTACTGCCCTAGGATATGTTGCACAT GCTGTTTCACTTGTAGCCTCATACTTGCGAGTACCTTTGCGTTATCCGTTACGATTGGGGGGTTCTCATTCATATATCATTGACAATGCTCCTTCCATAGAGCCAACGTCATCTGAATCTACATCAAATGCAATGACTTCTGCAAACACCAAGCATGTGGAATTCCCCCTATTTTTAGAAGGTCAAGAAACAACAAGAGCGGCTTATGCTGTATTCTTGTTAAATAAG GATTTAGAGCAGCTTTTGAATTTCATTGGTGCAAAGAGTTTGGGACCACGCCATATATTGGCTAATTTGAGGGAGCTTTTTAGGACTATCCAGTCTAAAGCTTTCATAGAGAACTTGATCTAG
- the LOC127743910 gene encoding vacuolar protein sorting 38 isoform X1, whose amino-acid sequence MEPNQNISLLTTTTDPEDLRVIEWEDFESELARLSSLSSALNEAKEKKRRLHQKLHDLIQVNAESLGRVNELEEMRQKLESKKLMVENMSVRSRLAKEDACRQEEQLGGAVQSLLVAGGALSVASRNLQESSRALSEEKGYVCLRNSQKMLKMRQQHMASQISMLYPVKITVGPAQEQVELEAYPSGSLSGTPAGLKPVNQGSLTIQGLHLTMLSFKKMSFFTDKKEIQRSATALGYVAHAVSLVASYLRVPLRYPLRLGGSHSYIIDNAPSIEPTSSESTSNAMTSANTKHVEFPLFLEGQETTRAAYAVFLLNKDLEQLLNFIGAKSLGPRHILANLRELFRTIQSKAFIENLI is encoded by the exons ATGGAACCAAACCAGAACATCTCGTTGCTGACGACGACGACCGATCCAGAAGATTTGAGAGTGATTGAGTGGGAGGATTTCGAGAGCGAGCTTGCGAGGTTGTCGAGTCTCTCTTCTGCGCTCAATGAAGCCAAGGAGAAGAAGCGTCGTCTTCATCAGAAGCTCCATGACCTCATCCAG GTCAATGCTGAATCATTGGGCCGTGTAAATGAACTTGAAGAAATGCGGCAGAAATtggaatcaaagaaattgatggTGGAGAATATGTCTGTGCGATCTAGGCTGGCAAAGGAGGATGCTTGCAGGCAAGAAGAGCAGCTTGGTGGTGCAGTCCAATCGCTGTTGGTGGCAGGAGGTGCTCTTTCCGTGGCTAGCAGAAATCTTCAG GAGTCAAGTCGGGCACTGTCTGAAGAAAAAGGCTATGTTTGTCTAAGAAATTCACAGAAGATGCTAAAAATGAGGCAACAACATATGGCATCTCAAATTTCAATGCTATATCCTGTGAAGATCACTGTTGGACCAGCACAAGAGCAAGTTGAGCTTGAAGCATATCCTTCAGGTAGCCTATCAG GAACTCCTGCTGGACTTAAACCAGTTAATCAAGGGTCGTTGACAATTCAGGGCCTGCATTTGACAATGCTATCTTTTAAGAAGATGAGCTTTTTCACCGATAAGAAAGAAATTCAAAGGTCTGCTACTGCCCTAGGATATGTTGCACAT GCTGTTTCACTTGTAGCCTCATACTTGCGAGTACCTTTGCGTTATCCGTTACGATTGGGGGGTTCTCATTCATATATCATTGACAATGCTCCTTCCATAGAGCCAACGTCATCTGAATCTACATCAAATGCAATGACTTCTGCAAACACCAAGCATGTGGAATTCCCCCTATTTTTAGAAGGTCAAGAAACAACAAGAGCGGCTTATGCTGTATTCTTGTTAAATAAG GATTTAGAGCAGCTTTTGAATTTCATTGGTGCAAAGAGTTTGGGACCACGCCATATATTGGCTAATTTGAGGGAGCTTTTTAGGACTATCCAGTCTAAAGCTTTCATAGAGAACTTGATCTAG
- the LOC107476042 gene encoding endochitinase-like — MGNTKLPYFMLSLLILLHGAKAEQCGRQANGALCPNSLCCSQWGWCGTTDPYCGSGCQSQCKGSTPSNPSPPPPPPTPIGGGGAGSGGGDVANILTSSMFDQMLKHRNDPSCPGKGFYTYDAFIAAARTSAGFGTTGDDATRKREIAAFLGQTSHETTGGWPSAPDGPYAWGYCFLSEVGATADYCVASDEWPCSPGKKYYGRGPIQISYNYNYGPAGKAIGVDLLNNPDLVATNPTVSFQTALWFWMTPQGSKPSCHDVITGKWTPSDADKSAGRVSRFGVITNIINGGIECGHGSDSRVQDRIGFYQRYCQMLGVSPGDNLDCGNQRSFA, encoded by the exons atgggaAATACCAAATTACCTTATTTTATGCTAAGCCTCTTAATATTATTGCATGGTGCAAAAGCAGAACAATGTGGTAGACAAGCAAATGGAGCATTATGCCCAAACAGTTTATGTTGTAGCCAATGGGGTTGGTGTGGTACCACAGACCCTTATTGTGGTTCTGGTTGCCAAAGCCAATGCAAAGGTTCAACACCTTCAAATCCGTCACCACCACCTCCGCCACCAACACctattggtggtggtggtgccgGCAGTGGCGGCGGCGATGTTGCTAATATACTTACTTCTTCTATGTTTGATCAGATGCTTAAGCACCGGAATGATCCTAGCTGTCCAGGGAAAGGATTCTATACCTATGATGCCTTCATTGCCGCCGCTCGCACTTCCGCTGGTTTTGGCACCACCGGTGACGACGCCACCCGCAAGAGGGAGATTGCTGCTTTCTTGGGTCAAACTTCTCATGAAACCACAG GAGGGTGGCCAAGTGCACCTGATGGGCCATATGCATGGGGATATTGCTTTCTTAGCGAAGTTGGCGCCACAGCAGATTATTGTGTTGCCTCCGACGAGTGGCCTTGTTCTCCCGGTAAAAAATATTATGGAAGAGGACCAATCCAAATCTCTTA CAATTACAACTATGGTCCAGCGGGTAAAGCTATAGGAGTTGATCTTCTTAACAATCCTGATCTTGTAGCCACAAATCCAACCGTGTCATTCCAAACAGCATTATGGTTTTGGATGACACCGCAAGGGAGTAAACCATCCTGTCATGATGTCATCACCGGAAAATGGACGCCGTCTGATGCTGACAAGTCGGCCGGCCGAGTTTCCCGTTTTGGTGTGATCACTAACATAATCAATGGTGGAATTGAATGCGGACACGGGTCGGATTCTCGGGTCCAAGATCGGATCGGTTTCTATCAAAGGTATTGTCAGATGTTGGGAGTGAGCCCTGGAGACAACTTGGATTGTGGCAACCAACGGTCATTTGCTTAG